One region of Culex pipiens pallens isolate TS chromosome 2, TS_CPP_V2, whole genome shotgun sequence genomic DNA includes:
- the LOC120422163 gene encoding palmitoyltransferase Hip14, which translates to MYQSACHAAAGGCSTQERNDRDGLITHESAVAPVEHDYSGFDIVKATQYGAIGRVKELIEAGWDVNQPDSETVTLLHWAAINNRKDIIKYFLDKGAIVDAVGGELNATPLHWATRQGHLGAVVLLLAAGADPSLRDAEGCSCIHLAAQFGHTALVAYFIARGVNPDLQDRGGMTALMWAAWKISALDPVRLLLTLGANPSLADHTHGNTALHWAILARNATAVSTLILKGKASLEIPNLRGDTPLTMLQPHLGSIWIGSKVSEKVRELTQQSQRRNIIVRMTHDKRLRWWSMIATPFLVFYLAGLIFCAETLIIIKIFLLGCLYALSHAVGQTLFDETLMALLPLSVYMATKAWFYVTWLTYIAPSVSFLASVSFLTCSAGLWVCFLKSWRGDPGVIQPTQEQRFRTIVELSERGGGGFEPSAFCSACLVRRPVRSKHCSVCDRCVARFDHHCPWVGNCIGSKNHKYFMGFLWMLLTMCCWMLYGGANFYVQACNVNMDEGLWSAMVAIGSCNPWVGWVMANALLHMSWVTVLTICQTYQVVCLGMTTNERMNRGRYRHFQAKGGKSPFTRGPVRNLFDFLECGCFGLVQPLQTDWMQYFDFDKSIEHEPLLRPDNFQYV; encoded by the exons ATGTATCAATCGGCCTGCCACGCCGCGGCCGGAGGTTGTTCGACGCAGGAACGGAACGACCGGGATGGGTTGATAACACACGAATCGGCGGTGGCCCCGGTCGAGCATGATTACAGCGGGTTCGACATCGTGAAGGCCACCCAGTATGGGGCGATTGGCCGGGTGAAGGAGCTGATCGAGGCCGGATGGGACGTGAACCAGCCGGACAGTGAAACGGTCACGCTGCTGCACTGGGCTGCGATCAACAACCGGAAGGACATTATCAAATACTTTTTGGATAAGGGAGCGATCGTGGACGCGGTCGGGGGAGAACTGAACGCGACTCCGCTGCATTGGGCCACCCGGCAGGGTCATTTGGGAGCGGTTGTACTGTTGCTGGCTGCCGGAGCCGATCCCAGTCTAAGGGACGCTGAAGGTTGTTCCTGCATTCACCTGGCGGCCCAGTTTGGCCACACGGCACTCGTCGCGTACTTTATCGCCCGTGGCGTTAATCCAGATCTACAAGATCGCGGTGGAATGACCGCCCTCATGTGGGCAGCCTGGAAGATCTCAGCCCTGGATCCGGTCCGGCTCCTGTTAACTCTCGGCGCAAATCCGAGCCTCGCCGATCACACCCACGGAAACACGGCCCTGCACTGGGCCATCCTAGCCCGGAACGCGACCGCCGTCAGTACGCTCATCCTGAAAGGCAAAGCCAGCCTGGAAATACCAAATCTCCGCGGGGACACTCCCCTCACGATGCTGCAGCCCCATCTCGGCTCCATCTGGATAGGCTCGAAAGTGTCGGAAAAGGTTCGCGAACTCACCCAGCAATCCCAGCGTCGAAACATCATCGTCCGCATGACGCACGACAAACGACTCCGCTGGTGGAGCATGATCGCAACCCCTTTCCTCGTATTCTACCTTGCCGGACTGATCTTCTGCGCCGAGACCCTGATCATCATCAAAATCTTCCTGCTCGGATGTCTGTACGCTCTGTCCCACGCCGTTGGCCAAACCCTGTTCGACGAAACGTTGATGGCGCTGCTCCCGCTGAGCGTTTACATGGCCACCAAGGCGTGGTTCTACGTCACCTGGTTGACGTACATTGCGCCGTCGGTGTCCTTTCTGGCGTCCGTTTCCTTCCTGACGTGCAGCGCCGGGTTGTGGGTGTGTTTCCTCAAGTCGTGGCGAGGCGATCCGGGCGTCATTCAGCCGACGCAGGAGCAGAGATTTAGG ACCATCGTCGAGCTATCGGAGCGCGGTGGCGGCGGCTTCGAACCGTCCGCCTTCTGTTCGGCCTGCCTCGTGCGGCGACCCGTCCGCTCCAAGCACTGCTCCGTGTGCGACCGGTGCGTGGCCCGGTTCGACCATCACTGCCCCTGGGTGGGAAACTGCATCG GCTCCAAGAATCACAAGTACTTTATGGGATTCCTGTGGATGCTGCTAACGATGTGCTGCTGGATGCTGTACGGCGGCGCCAACTTCTACGTCCAGGCCTGCAACGTCAACATGGATGAAG GTCTGTGGAGCGCGATGGTCGCCATCGGGTCATGCAACCCGTGGGTCGGCTGGGTGATGGCCAACGCCCTGCTGCACATGTCCTGGGTGACGGTGCTGACGATCTGCCAGACGTACCAGGTGGTGTGCCTCGGTATGACGACGAACGAGCGCATGAACCGCGGTCGCTACCGGCACTTCCAGGCCAAGGGCGGCAAGAGTCCGTTCACGCGCGGTCCCGTCC